The following coding sequences are from one Candidatus Eisenbacteria bacterium window:
- a CDS encoding HAMP domain-containing sensor histidine kinase, giving the protein MGQKGDDRAPTSHAPAASFLVALVAAAGWAVPLAGPVIPTAVAVGLLVLAPTVFGWGWRVQSIVAAIGIAGFAWLAPAGDPSATLSGLVALVLGSTCSFVGTVELDRQRSAERVEHQRFVARTQEALATLATRASAAVPAAQSPEERRTGSGSQQASDPVATVERIGAAFDELRRQHRRELLRDREMNAHFIGQASHEFRTPLSVIQTAAEALKLYSGRMSSALQQDRLTKIEEAVQEMTKLLHNALTFSRVDTGKVKCERGPVDLRALGREVVRDVKANLGEREIGLTIRGAARLPQLDASLTREILSNLVVNAVKYSPDGGKIDVDIMIGEADVQIRVADEGIGIKPEDQAKVFEAFGRGGNVRSIPGTGLGLAITKRAAEVHGGTITLESRHSGGTMFTVTLPESVELGQPSQRRTG; this is encoded by the coding sequence ATGGGGCAGAAGGGCGACGATCGCGCGCCGACGAGCCACGCTCCTGCGGCGTCCTTCCTGGTCGCGCTCGTCGCGGCGGCGGGCTGGGCGGTTCCGCTCGCGGGGCCCGTCATACCGACCGCGGTGGCGGTGGGTCTGCTCGTGCTCGCGCCGACCGTCTTCGGGTGGGGGTGGCGCGTACAGAGCATCGTCGCGGCGATCGGCATCGCCGGCTTCGCGTGGCTCGCGCCCGCCGGCGATCCGTCCGCGACCCTCTCCGGGCTGGTCGCGCTCGTGCTCGGCTCGACCTGCTCGTTCGTTGGAACGGTCGAGCTCGATCGGCAGCGCAGTGCCGAGCGCGTCGAGCACCAGCGCTTCGTCGCCCGCACCCAGGAGGCGCTGGCGACGCTCGCGACGCGCGCGAGCGCGGCGGTGCCGGCGGCGCAGTCTCCCGAGGAGCGGCGCACCGGCAGCGGATCGCAGCAAGCCTCGGATCCCGTCGCGACGGTCGAGCGGATCGGCGCCGCCTTCGACGAGCTGCGCAGGCAGCACCGGCGCGAGCTGCTGCGGGACCGCGAGATGAACGCGCACTTCATCGGCCAGGCCTCGCACGAGTTCCGCACGCCGCTCTCGGTCATCCAGACCGCGGCCGAGGCCTTGAAGCTCTACAGCGGCCGCATGAGCTCGGCGCTGCAGCAGGATCGTCTGACGAAGATCGAGGAGGCCGTGCAGGAGATGACCAAGCTGCTGCACAACGCCCTCACGTTCAGCCGCGTCGATACGGGCAAGGTCAAGTGCGAGCGCGGGCCGGTCGATCTGCGGGCACTGGGACGGGAGGTCGTTCGCGACGTCAAGGCGAACCTCGGCGAGCGCGAGATCGGGCTCACGATCCGCGGCGCCGCGCGCCTGCCCCAGCTCGACGCCTCGCTCACGCGGGAGATCCTGTCGAACCTCGTCGTCAACGCCGTCAAGTACTCGCCCGACGGGGGCAAGATCGACGTCGACATCATGATCGGCGAGGCCGACGTCCAGATCCGCGTCGCCGACGAAGGCATCGGGATCAAGCCCGAGGATCAGGCGAAGGTGTTCGAGGCGTTCGGACGTGGCGGGAACGTGCGCTCGATTCCGGGCACGGGCCTCGGGCTCGCCATCACGAAGCGCGCCGCCGAGGTGCACGGCGGGACGATCACGCTCGAGAGCCGCCACAGCGGCGGGACGATGTTCACGGTGACGCTGCCGGAGAGCGTCGAGCTCGGCCAACCGTCGCAGCGGCGCACGGGGTAG
- a CDS encoding MGMT family protein — translation MRTPGRRSRARGAATSHRPPPFRRLVYRLVCRVPRGKVVTYGQVAAILGQPRAARAVGTALAALRGGLLGTVPWQRVIAASGRCTHRDGLSASVQRDLLEREGVRFDRRGHVDLAKVRWAGPRRELTTRLRTEL, via the coding sequence ATGAGAACACCCGGCCGCCGATCCCGCGCGCGCGGCGCCGCGACCTCGCATCGGCCGCCGCCTTTCCGCCGACTCGTCTATCGCCTCGTCTGTCGCGTGCCGCGCGGGAAGGTCGTGACCTACGGGCAGGTCGCGGCGATCCTCGGCCAGCCGCGCGCTGCACGCGCGGTCGGCACCGCGCTGGCCGCGCTACGCGGCGGCCTCCTCGGCACGGTGCCGTGGCAGCGGGTGATCGCGGCGTCCGGCCGGTGCACACACCGCGACGGGCTCTCCGCGTCGGTGCAGCGCGACCTGCTCGAGCGCGAGGGCGTGCGCTTCGATCGGCGCGGCCACGTCGACCTCGCCAAGGTGCGCTGGGCCGGACCGCGGCGCGAGTTGACGACGCGACTGCGCACCGAGCTCTGA
- a CDS encoding adenylate/guanylate cyclase domain-containing protein produces MTPEVSRTRTLADSFESAWDALVLGAVRAIVDAVRYQPQHTALVLACGASQPEVPQPVVRWWADVRVSPTFLELSGLPHALVRRIAAVADHWLGPTGSAVVRWLSGATAAATDRVTAHPIERSLRARAHPGLLVPHPHDAAVVAVDMRGFSNLTRELSDTQYLSELIGEYLTELTRVIERHGGVVFQYTGDGLLAVFLPELAGLTPAALLDMTVHQVCPALHQSFDALYERWQSDWKRERRAAVRIGLGVGLSFGAATIGFIGPAGKKQIGVIGEPVNVAAYLCSQARAGSALVDRASFARAGAEPPQAKVARLRSKKPHQRIETICLYFRGGRQPTAVERLRERVSLHPRPI; encoded by the coding sequence ATGACCCCCGAGGTGAGCCGCACGCGGACCCTCGCCGATTCGTTCGAGAGCGCATGGGACGCGCTGGTCCTCGGCGCCGTCCGCGCGATCGTCGATGCCGTCCGCTACCAGCCGCAGCACACGGCCCTGGTCCTGGCGTGCGGAGCGAGCCAGCCCGAGGTCCCCCAGCCGGTCGTGCGCTGGTGGGCCGACGTTCGTGTGAGCCCCACCTTTCTCGAGCTCTCCGGCCTGCCGCACGCGCTCGTGCGGCGCATCGCCGCGGTCGCCGACCACTGGCTCGGCCCGACGGGGTCGGCCGTCGTGCGCTGGCTCTCGGGCGCGACGGCGGCGGCGACCGACCGCGTGACGGCGCACCCCATCGAGCGCTCGCTGCGTGCGCGCGCCCATCCAGGGCTGCTGGTTCCCCACCCGCACGACGCCGCGGTCGTCGCGGTCGACATGCGCGGCTTCTCGAACCTCACGCGCGAGCTCAGCGACACGCAGTACCTGAGCGAGCTCATCGGCGAGTACCTGACCGAGCTGACGCGCGTCATCGAGCGCCACGGCGGGGTCGTGTTCCAGTACACGGGCGACGGGCTCCTCGCCGTCTTCCTGCCGGAGCTCGCGGGTCTCACGCCGGCGGCGCTCCTCGACATGACGGTCCACCAGGTGTGTCCGGCGCTGCACCAGTCGTTCGACGCCCTCTATGAGCGCTGGCAGAGCGACTGGAAGCGCGAGCGTCGCGCCGCCGTCCGCATCGGTCTGGGCGTCGGTCTCAGCTTCGGCGCCGCGACGATCGGCTTCATCGGCCCTGCGGGCAAGAAGCAGATCGGCGTCATTGGCGAGCCGGTGAACGTCGCCGCCTATCTCTGCTCGCAGGCGCGTGCCGGGTCGGCGCTGGTCGATCGCGCCTCGTTCGCGCGCGCGGGCGCCGAGCCGCCGCAGGCGAAGGTGGCCCGCCTGCGATCGAAGAAGCCACACCAGCGGATCGAGACGATCTGTCTGTACTTCCGCGGCGGTCGGCAGCCCACCGCGGTCGAGCGGCTGCGCGAGCGCGTGAGCCTTCACCCCCGTCCGATCTGA
- a CDS encoding chromate transporter yields the protein MGVGQGTPAAAGEPATEAYGLRDLVEYFLRLGTFGFGGPIALVGYMQRDLVERRRWFSKRDYLEGLALAQLAPGPLAAQLAIYLGWLKARTFGATLVALAFVLPSFVMVLALSALYLRYGGLAWMQGAFYGVGAAVIAIIGRSAWKLVRTSLGSDHLMWGIFTGSALVTAWTESEIVWVFLLAGVVGLAFRGWPGARASAAVLVPWPWLVAGLHGTAAERTLWTILVYFAEAGAFVFGSGLAIVPFLHGGVVNDFRWLTERQFLDAVAVAMITPGPVVITVAFIGYLVAGPLGATLAAVGVFLPCYLFVVIPATYFRRSVDHPSVKAFVGGVTAAATGAIAGAALVLGRRAIIDVPTALIGLATLAVLTRVRGVSEPLVIVAAGVVGLVVTRAIAS from the coding sequence ATGGGCGTGGGCCAGGGCACACCGGCCGCGGCGGGCGAGCCGGCGACCGAGGCGTACGGTCTTCGCGATCTCGTGGAGTACTTCCTGCGCCTCGGAACCTTTGGCTTCGGGGGGCCGATCGCGCTCGTCGGCTACATGCAGCGCGACCTGGTCGAGCGCCGCCGCTGGTTCTCGAAACGCGACTATCTGGAGGGTCTCGCGCTGGCGCAGCTCGCGCCGGGACCCCTGGCCGCGCAGCTCGCGATCTACCTCGGGTGGCTCAAGGCGCGCACGTTCGGTGCGACGCTCGTCGCGCTGGCGTTCGTGCTGCCGTCGTTCGTCATGGTGCTGGCGCTCTCGGCGCTCTACCTGCGCTACGGCGGCCTCGCCTGGATGCAGGGCGCCTTCTACGGCGTCGGCGCCGCCGTCATCGCCATCATCGGGCGCAGCGCATGGAAGCTCGTCCGCACGAGCCTCGGCTCCGATCACCTCATGTGGGGGATCTTCACCGGGAGCGCTCTCGTGACGGCGTGGACCGAATCCGAGATCGTGTGGGTCTTCCTGCTGGCCGGCGTCGTTGGGCTCGCCTTCCGGGGCTGGCCGGGCGCGCGCGCGAGCGCCGCGGTTCTCGTTCCGTGGCCGTGGCTCGTCGCCGGGCTCCACGGCACGGCGGCCGAGCGCACGCTGTGGACGATTCTCGTCTACTTCGCCGAGGCCGGCGCGTTCGTGTTCGGCAGCGGGCTCGCCATCGTGCCGTTCCTGCACGGTGGCGTGGTGAACGACTTCCGCTGGCTCACCGAGCGACAGTTCCTGGACGCCGTCGCGGTCGCGATGATCACGCCCGGTCCCGTCGTGATCACGGTCGCGTTCATCGGGTATCTGGTTGCGGGGCCCCTCGGCGCGACGCTGGCGGCGGTCGGCGTCTTCCTGCCGTGCTATCTCTTCGTCGTGATTCCGGCGACGTACTTCCGTCGCTCGGTGGACCATCCGAGCGTCAAGGCCTTCGTCGGCGGCGTGACGGCGGCGGCGACGGGCGCGATCGCGGGGGCGGCGCTCGTCCTCGGTCGGCGCGCGATCATCGACGTGCCGACGGCGCTGATCGGTCTCGCGACCCTCGCGGTCCTCACCCGGGTGAGGGGCGTGTCGGAGCCGCTCGTCATCGTGGCGGCCGGCGTCGTGGGTCTGGTCGTCACACGGGCCATCGCCTCGTGA
- a CDS encoding protein-tyrosine phosphatase family protein — protein sequence MTKPVKVGVGIGVAGVVSAILAAVTGGVARVFWTWTAASCAVACAAYLLNRPAWLGKRAGRLSLQALALLPYVIAFRIACAVMRAWRAADGPTRVAPGLWVGGRIDGATLPPSVTTVVDLVAEYSAPRAIRDLPGYRSLPVLDGGYPPDTAVFLDLVRELIACEGDVLVHCDSGRGRAPTMAAALLVARGHAGDVDGAVALIRARRPVAAPTRSDLVFLDSVSADLRAIAGGERAQLRRHDAMS from the coding sequence GTGACGAAGCCGGTCAAGGTCGGCGTCGGCATCGGCGTCGCTGGCGTGGTGTCGGCCATCCTCGCCGCCGTCACGGGCGGAGTCGCGCGTGTCTTCTGGACGTGGACGGCGGCCTCGTGTGCCGTCGCCTGCGCCGCCTACCTGCTCAACCGGCCCGCCTGGCTCGGCAAGCGCGCCGGGCGGCTGTCGCTGCAAGCGCTCGCCCTCTTGCCGTACGTGATCGCGTTCCGCATCGCCTGCGCGGTGATGCGTGCCTGGCGGGCCGCGGACGGGCCGACGCGGGTCGCGCCCGGTCTGTGGGTGGGCGGACGAATCGACGGCGCGACGCTGCCACCCTCGGTGACGACCGTCGTCGACCTCGTGGCGGAGTACTCGGCGCCGCGCGCCATCCGCGACCTCCCAGGCTATCGCTCCCTCCCGGTCCTGGACGGCGGCTACCCTCCGGACACGGCCGTGTTCCTCGATCTGGTCCGCGAGCTCATCGCGTGCGAGGGCGACGTGTTGGTGCACTGCGATTCGGGGCGTGGCCGCGCGCCGACGATGGCGGCGGCGCTCCTCGTCGCGCGCGGCCACGCGGGCGACGTCGACGGTGCGGTCGCGTTGATCCGTGCTCGCCGCCCCGTCGCGGCACCGACGCGCTCGGACCTCGTGTTCCTGGACTCGGTCTCCGCGGACTTGCGCGCGATCGCCGGTGGCGAGCGCGCGCAGTTGCGGCGCCACGACGCGATGTCGTAG
- a CDS encoding alpha/beta fold hydrolase: MTDAPPLRHLSIHGHPVAFRTAGTGPVVVLVHGMAGSSETWKHVIPALARRFTIVAPDLLGHGRSAKPRTEYSLGAHANLVRDLLAALGHERVTLVGQSLGGGVVMQLAYQYPERCERLVLVSSGGLGREVSPLLRGLSLPGVEQVFPLFCSPALRDAGRRVAAWLGRAALRTTPTAEEIWRAYASLAEDDARRAFFRTLRAVIDPGGQSVTANDRLYLAARVPTLIVWGREDALIPVHHGIAAHEAIPGSRLEIFDDAGHFPHCEAPARFVGTLVDFIDTTRPALTSEHEWRQLLRGPSITQAEGESP, encoded by the coding sequence ATGACCGACGCTCCGCCGCTCCGACACCTCTCGATCCACGGCCACCCGGTCGCGTTCCGCACGGCGGGCACGGGTCCGGTCGTCGTCCTCGTTCACGGCATGGCCGGAAGCTCGGAGACGTGGAAGCACGTGATCCCTGCCCTCGCGCGGCGGTTCACGATCGTCGCGCCGGATCTGCTGGGTCACGGCCGCTCGGCCAAGCCGCGCACCGAGTACTCGCTCGGCGCCCATGCGAACCTCGTCCGTGATCTGCTCGCCGCCCTCGGGCACGAGCGTGTAACGCTCGTCGGCCAATCGCTCGGGGGTGGTGTCGTGATGCAGCTCGCCTACCAGTATCCCGAACGGTGCGAGCGGCTGGTCCTCGTCTCGAGCGGCGGGCTCGGCCGCGAGGTGAGCCCGCTGCTGCGGGGCCTCAGCCTCCCGGGCGTGGAGCAGGTCTTCCCGCTCTTCTGCTCCCCCGCCCTGCGCGACGCGGGCCGGCGTGTGGCGGCGTGGCTCGGCCGCGCTGCGCTTCGCACTACGCCGACGGCCGAAGAGATCTGGCGTGCGTACGCGTCGCTCGCCGAGGACGACGCGCGGCGCGCGTTCTTCCGCACGCTGCGTGCCGTGATCGATCCGGGCGGTCAGTCGGTGACCGCGAACGACCGGCTCTATCTGGCCGCCCGCGTACCCACGCTGATCGTCTGGGGACGGGAGGACGCCCTCATCCCCGTACACCACGGCATCGCCGCGCACGAGGCCATCCCGGGGAGCCGCCTCGAGATCTTCGACGACGCGGGCCACTTCCCGCACTGCGAGGCCCCGGCACGCTTCGTCGGCACGCTGGTGGACTTCATCGACACCACGCGGCCCGCGCTCACGTCCGAGCACGAATGGCGCCAGCTGCTGCGAGGACCGAGCATCACCCAGGCAGAAGGAGAATCGCCATGA
- a CDS encoding SRPBCC family protein, giving the protein MPEVVMHQRFDAPPERVFEAMTDHAGFGRWMNADIRVERQGMPPPNGLGAVRAVTARGLTVREEVVAWEAPRAMDYRVIAGAPFRDHLGQIRIEPDGAGTRLDYRIRFEWPWYAGGDVVGGLLARTLEREISAGLARMAAALR; this is encoded by the coding sequence ATGCCCGAAGTCGTGATGCACCAGCGCTTCGACGCCCCGCCCGAGCGCGTCTTCGAGGCCATGACCGACCACGCCGGCTTCGGCCGGTGGATGAACGCCGACATCCGCGTCGAGCGGCAGGGCATGCCGCCACCCAACGGCCTCGGGGCGGTCCGGGCGGTGACGGCGCGCGGCCTCACCGTGCGCGAGGAGGTGGTCGCGTGGGAGGCCCCGCGCGCGATGGACTATCGCGTCATCGCGGGCGCGCCGTTCCGCGATCACCTGGGGCAGATCCGCATCGAGCCGGACGGCGCCGGCACGCGGCTCGACTACCGGATCCGCTTCGAGTGGCCGTGGTACGCGGGCGGCGACGTCGTGGGCGGTCTCCTCGCGCGTACGCTCGAGCGCGAGATCTCGGCCGGCCTCGCGCGCATGGCGGCCGCGCTGCGCTGA